Part of the Bacillota bacterium genome is shown below.
GAAAGTCAATCAAGACCTAATGGATCAGCTTGTCGGCTCCATCAGCAAACTGGATCAAGTTTCTGAGGTTTCTCTGTTAGCTCCGCAGCTCGCTTTACCGCTATAATCTAATACGATCTAAAGGATGTTGACCTGTGCGCGTGATTGAGAGATGTGAACATAAATACCTATTAGAAACCACTCAGCTGTATCAAGTGCGGAATCATATGGCTGCCTGCAGCATGGAGCTGGATAATTTCTCCCGAGACGGACCTTACTATGTTCGGAGCTTGTATTTTGACACCGATGATTACCACAGCTTAAATGAGAACTTAGGCGGTTTTTGGGGCCGGATAAAACTGAGGATCCGCTCCTACAGCCCGGAACCTTCAGACCGCCTTTCGGTGGAGCTAAAGACTAAACGGGGAAATCACTCCCTCAAATACAGCACTTTTATTACATATTCCAGCTACCAGACCTTTATGGAGACGAGACATTTTCCCCCCAACGACAATCCGGTTTTAATCGAATTTGAGCGCTTGGTGCATCTGCGCAATCTTAGGCCTAAAGTAATTATCGAGTATGACCGTCAAGGCCTGCGTACTGAGAGAGTAGACAATCTGAGGATCACATTCGACACTAATATCCGCAGCGCAGCCGCCGCAGATC
Proteins encoded:
- a CDS encoding polyphosphate polymerase domain-containing protein translates to MIERCEHKYLLETTQLYQVRNHMAACSMELDNFSRDGPYYVRSLYFDTDDYHSLNENLGGFWGRIKLRIRSYSPEPSDRLSVELKTKRGNHSLKYSTFITYSSYQTFMETRHFPPNDNPVLIEFERLVHLRNLRPKVIIEYDRQGLRTERVDNLRITFDTNIRSAAAADLFPERPIFRTHYGRGAILEIKCMGLQPRWLSSCVQQYGLKWVANSKYMQSIALARPDLVKPSAALLRMPMGVSAQQRIYVSGSYESTTHF